One Amblyomma americanum isolate KBUSLIRL-KWMA chromosome 8, ASM5285725v1, whole genome shotgun sequence DNA window includes the following coding sequences:
- the Dad1 gene encoding dolichyl-diphosphooligosaccharide--protein glycosyltransferase subunit, translated as MSSATIWDVVKRFFDEYSATTPKKMKIIDSYLVYVLLTGVVQFVYCCIVGTFPFNSFLSGFITCVASFVLGVCLRLQANPQNKSQFFGISPERAYADFIFAHIILHLVVINFIG; from the coding sequence ATGTCTTCCGCGACAATTTGGGACGTGGTCAAGCGCTTCTTTGACGAATATTCGGCCACGACGCCCAAGAAGATGAAGATCATCGACTCGTACCTCGTCTACGTGTTGCTCACGGGAGTGGTGCAGTTTGTGTACTGCTGCATCGTGGGCACCTTCCCGTTCAACTCGTTCCTCTCCGGATTCATCACCTGCGTGGCATCATTTGTGCTGGGCGTCTGCCTGCGGCTCCAGGCAAACCCGCAAAACAAGTCGCAGTTCTTCGGCATCAGTCCAGAACGGGCGTACGCCGACTTCATCTTTGCGCACATCATCTTGCACCTGGTCGTCATCAACTTCATCGGATAA